The segment GTGAAGCCGGTGTCGCCCAGAGCCAGGCTCTCCTTCTGGATCGACCGCAGCACGCCCAGGTGGCGGGCCCACGCCCGGTAGCTCTCGACGTGGCCGAACATGATCGTGGAGGTCATCGGCAGGCCGAGGCTGTGCGCCGTGCGGGCCACCTCGGACCACTGGGCGGTGGTGACCTTGTCCGGGCAGATCACCGCCCGCACCTCGTCGTCCAGGATCTCGGCGGCGGTCCCGGGCAGCGATCCCAGGCCGAGGTCCTTCAGCTCCCACAGGAAGTCCCGGAGCGAGACGCCTTTGGTGTGGGCGCCCTGCCACACCTCCAGCGGGCTGAAGGCGTGCACGTGCATCGACGGCACCGCCTGTTTCACCGCCCGCACCACCTGCAGGTAGAAGTCGCCGGTGAACTCGGGATGGATGCCGCCCTGCAGGCAGACCTCGGTGGCGCCCCGCTCGTGGGCCTCCAGCGTGCGGGCGGCGATGTCCGCCAGCGACAGGAGGTAGGGATCGCCCCGCAGGTTCAGCGACTTCGGTCCCTTGGAGAAGGCGCAGAACCCGCACCGGAAGTAGCACATGTTGGTGTAGTTGATGTTGCGGTTGACCACGAAGGTCACGGTGTCGCCCGACGCCTCCCGCCGGAGGGCGTCGGCGGCCCGGGCGAGGACCTCGGTCTCCGGTCCGCGGGCGGACAGGAGCAGCACAATGTCGTCCTCGCTCAGCTCGGCTCCCGCCTGGGCGCCGGCCAGGCACCGGGCGAAGGCCGGCCGCAGGCGCACCGACGAGGACCCGGACCACGACGACAGCGGCACGGTGAGCCCGGGCAGCACCGCCCCGGGAGGCTCGACGTCGCCGGCGTGCCAGCCCGGCTCCCGCACCATCCCGGCGGCGTCGGTCGCGGCCAGCACCTTGGGGCGGACCGGCTTGGCCACCCAGGAGGCGTCGAAGGCGTACGCCGGGTAGACGGTCAACCGGGGCACCAGCACAAACCCCGCCCTCTCGGTGACCGCTCGCAGGGCGGCGATCTCGGGCCAGGGCGCCTCGGGATTGACGTGGTCGATGGTCACGGGCGAGACGCCACCCCAGTCATTGATCCCGGCCTCGAGGTAGGCCCGCAGCGTGGCGGGAGACGAGGCCAGGTTGGGCGGGCACTGCACGCTCATTGCCGCCCCCAGGACCAGCCGCGCCAGGGCGAGGCACGCCGCCACCTCCTCGTCGGGCAACTCGGGATGATCCGCCATCGGCGTGCCCGGCTTCGCCCGGAAGTTCTGGACGATGACCTCCTGCACGTGGCCCCAGCGCTCGTGGGCTTCCCGGATGGCCAGCAGGGTGTCCACCCGCTCCTCCCAGGTCTCGCCGATCCCGATGAGCAGCCCGGTGGTGAAGGGGACCCGCTGGCGCCCGGCCTCCTCCAGCATCCCCAGGCGGGCGGCGGGCAGCTTGTCGGGCGACCCGTGGTGCGGCTGCCCGGGCTGGCACAGCCGGTCGGAGACGGTCTCCAGCATGATCCCCATCGACGGGGCCACGTCCCGCAGCGCCCCGATCTCGGCAGCCGACAGGATCCCCGGGTTGAGGTGCGGCAGCAGGCCGGTGTCCTCCAGGACGGCTCGGGCCGCCGCCGCCAGATACTCAACGGTCGTGGCATAGCCCATCGCCGCCAGCTCGTCGCGGGCCACCCGGTAGCGCAGCTCGGGCTTGTCGCCCAAGGTGAACAGCGCCTCCCGGCAGCCGGCCGCCGCCCCCGCCCGGGCGATTGCCAGGACCTCGTCCAGCGACAGGTACGCCCGCCGGCCCTCCAGCGGCGGCCGGGCGAAGGTGCAGTAGTGGCAGACGTCCCGGCAGAGCTTCGTGAGCGGGATGAAGACCTTGGGGGAGTACGTGACCACGTTGCCCCAGCCCTCGTCCCGGAGGCGGGCGGCGGCGCCCAGCAGCTCGGGGTCCCGGGGGTCCCGGGCGAGCGCCTGGGCGAACCCCAGGGCGTCGCTTCTGGCTGGCACACCCATGAGCGGGGACCCTACCACCGGGGCGGCGGTGCGCCCGCGGGGGGCCGGCGGGGGCCGGCGGGGGCCGGCGGGGCCGGTGCGACCGGGGCGACAGCGATGTCCCAACTGTCAACTGCTACGCCTCGCTCGGGAAACGACGAACCGTGCGATCATTGGCGTGGGGTGGGCCGGTTTCTGGGGGGAAGGGTGGCGACTGCGCTCGTCGCCGCCGTGCTCATGGTCACGCTGACCTCCGGGGTTTCCCAGGCCGTGGGTCTGCTGCCCCCGGCCAACCCGCCCGCCAACTTGCCCATCGGCAGCGCCGTGACCCAGGCGTGCTCGAGCGTGCCCGTGACGCCGGCGTGCGTCTCCGCCGCCCTGCCGGAGATCAACCGGGACCGGGCCGCCGAGGGCGTCGGACCCATGGCGCTGCCCTTCAACTACGTGTCGCTCACGCTCAATGAGCAGATCTTCGTCGTCACCAACCTGGAGCGGGTGGACCGGGGGCTGGCCCCGGCGACCGGCCTGTCCGCAGTCCTGGACGGCTACGCCCAGCAAGGAGCGCTCAACGACACCGACCCCCCGCTGCTGGACAGCCATGCCACCGAGCAGGCGGGCAACTGGGCGAGCACCGCCAACCCGCTCCTGGCCGATGAGCTCTTCCTGTACGCCGACGGGCCAGGCGGGGGCAACCTGAGCTGCACGACCGCCGACCCGAGCGGGTGCTGGGGCCACCGGGACAACATCCTGCTGGCGGTCCCCCAGCTGATCATGGGGGCGGGCGACACCACCAGCGACCCGGATGGGGGCTCGCTCGCCCAGCTGTTCGCCGCCGGAGACACCACCAACACCACCTACTTCACGTGGGGCTCGGAGGCCTTCAGCCTGTCCCTCGGCCTGTCGAGCTCCTCGCTGGCTTTGGCGGCCCCGGCGGGCGGCACCACCGTGGCGGTCGTCACCGCAACCGCATCGGGCGAGAGCATGGCGGTCGTCCCGACCCTGACCGGTGGGCCCGGTGGGACCGGTGGGGCCGGTGGGGCCAGCCCCACCTTCACCGTCACCCCCGCCTCGTGCGGGACCATCGCGGCCGGCGCCTCCTGCCCGATTGCGGTGCGGTTCTCGCCGGGCGCCACCGGGGCCGCAGCGGCAACCCTGACGGTGACCGGGCCGAACGGCCCGCAGACGGTCGCCCTGGTGGGAAGGACCAACCCGGCGGCGCCGCCCGCCATCCTGGCCAGCGGGCAACCCTCGGCGGTCCAGGTCTCCTGGTTCGGCCCCGACGACGGCGGCGCCCCGATCACCGCCTACCAGGTGCTGCGCTCCACGACCGCCGGGTTCAGCGCCGCCGTCATCGCCACGACCGCCGGGTCGGCCACCAGCTTCACCGACACCTCCGTGAGCCTCGGGACGACCTACTACTACATGGTGCGGGCCCTGAACGCGGTGGGGACCTCGGTCCTCAGCACGCAGGTGCCCGCCGTGGCCCTGCCGCCGCCGCCCCGGCCGGGGTACTGGATGCTCGGCTCCAGCGGCCAGGTATACGCCTTCGGCGCCGCCGCCAACGACGGCAGCCCGTCGCTCCCGGCCGGCGCCAAGGCAGTCGATGTCGTGTCCACCCCCGATGGCAACGGGTACTGGGTGGTCGACACCCGGGGCGAGGTGTGGGCCTACGGCGATGCCGCCTACCTCGGGGGTGGGCCGGCACTGAACGCCGGTGAGTCAGTCACCAGCCTCTCCGCCACCCCCACCGGCAGGGGGTACTGGCTGTTCACGAACCTGGGCCGGGCGGTGGCCTACGGCGACGCCCCCTTCCTCGGCGACATGACCGGCATCCGGCTGAACGGCCCGGTTCTGGGGTCCGTGGCGGCGCCGGATGGCAAGGGCTACTACATGGTGGGATCCGACGGCGGCATCTTCTCCTTCGGCGATGCCGTCTTCCAGGGATCGATGGGCGGCCAGCACCTCAACAAGCCGGTCGTCGGCCTGGCCCCGAACCCGGCCGGCCCCGGGTACTGGTTGGTGGCCTCCGACGGGGGGATCTTCGCCTTCGGTCCCCCGTTCCTGGGCTCGATGGGCGCCACCCGCCTCAACAAGCCGGTGATCGGGATGGCCAACTACGGCACCGGGTACCTGATGGTGGCCTCGGACGGCGGCATCTTCGCCTTCTCGAACCTGGCCTTCGCCGGGTCGCTGGGCGACTCCCCACCGGCGGCCCCGATCGTGGCGGTGAGCCCGGTCCTCTAGCTCTGCCTGACGTTCCGGTCATCGCCCGGATAGGAAACCTCTCAGCGCTCTTTTGTGCATGTTTGATGGCATAATGCGCGGTTAGACGTACACGAACGGAGGCGTGCCGCACGTCAGGCTTACCCGCCCAGCCGTGTGCCCGGTTCCCGTCCGCCCCATCGTTGGCCCGTCCCGCCTCTGCACAAAAGACTGAGGCGGGTCAACTAGGCTGCCCGCCGTGGGCGTCACCGCACTGGCCGGAGGGGTGGGCGCAGCCAAGTTCCTGCGTGGCCTCACCGCCGCGCTCCCGCCCGCCGAGGTGACCGTGATCGGCAATGTCGGCGACGACGCCCGGTTCCACGGCCTGCACGTCAGCCCCGACCTGGACATCGTCACCTACACGCTGGCCGGCGTCGTGGACGAGGCCAAGGGCTGGGGCATCGCCGGCGACCAGCGCCGGGCGCTCGACCAGATGGCCCGCTACGGCGTCGACACCTGGTTCTGGCTCGGGGACGCCGACTTAGGCACCTGCCTCGCCCGCACCCAGTGGCTGGCCGAGGGCTCGCTCCTCTCGGCGGTCACCGAGCGGATCCGGTCCGGCCTGGGCGTCGCTACCCGCATCCTCCCGGTCACCGACGGCGCGCTGCGCACCACCTTCGTCACCGCCGCGGGCGAACGCCGGGAGTTCCAGGACTACTTCGTGCGCCATCACCACGCTGAGGAGGTCGCCTCGGTCACCTTCGAAGGGGCCGACAACACCGTGCCCGCCCCCGGGGTGTTGGAGGCTCTGGAGGACGCCGAGCGCATCGTCATCTGCCCGTCGAACCCGGTGGTGAGCATCGGGCCGATCCTCGCCGTACCCGGCATCCGTGAGGCCCTGCAGCGCCGGCGGGACCGGGTGGTGGCCATCTCCCCCATCGTCCAGGGCGCCGCCCTGCGGGGCCCCGCCGACCGCCTGCTGCCGGTGATGGGGGCCGAGGCCAGCGCTTCGGGTGTGGCGTCGCTCTACCGGGACCTGTGCGGGACCTTCGTCCTCGACCGGCGGGACCCCGGGGAGGCCCCCCGGGTGGAGGCCCTGGGCATGACGGCGGTGCTCGCCGAGACCGTGATGGAGACCCCGGACATCGCCGCCGCCCTGGCCAAGGAGATCCTGGCCCTGGAGCTCGGGTGACCGGCGAGGCGCCGAACACGCCGAGCTACACCCCGGCCGCCAGCCCGGTGACGCTGCTGCCCGTCACCGGGATCCCGGAGGTGGCGCCCGGGGCCGACCTCGCCCCGCTCATCGTCGACGCCCTCGCAGCGTGCGCCATCGAGCTGCGCGACGACGACGTCCTCATCGTCACCCAGAAGATCGTCTCCAAGGCCGAGGGCCGCATCCGCGCGGTGGCCCCCGACGATGCCGAGGGCCGGCGGGCGATCGCCGCCGCCGAGTCGGCCCGGGTGGTCCGGCGCCGGGCGGGCATGATCATCACCGAGACCCACCACGGCTTCGTGTGCGCCAACGCCGGCATCGACGCCTCCAACCTGGAACCCGGGCTCATCACGCTGCTGCCCGAGGACCCGGACCGCTCCGCCCGCCGGCTCCGTTCGAGGATCAAGCACCTGACCGGCGCCGCCCCGCCGGTGATCATCTCCGACACCTTCGGGCGGGCCTGGCGGGTCGGCCAGGTCAACGTGGCCATCGGCGTCGCCGGCATGCTGCCGGTGGTGGACTACCTGGGATCGGTGGACCACTTCGGGGTCCCGCTGCGGGTGACGATGATCGCCATCGCCGACGAGCTCGCCTCGGCCGCCGAGCTGGTGATGGGCAAGGCGGACGGCGTGCCGGTGGCGGTCGCCCGGGGCGTGCGCTTCCCGCGGGGCCGGGGCAACGCCCGGTCCCTGGTACGCCCGGCGGCCGACGACCTGTTCCGCTAGCGGAGGCGCTGGGGGGCGAGTACAACCGCGGCCTTCACTGTGGTTCCTGCGCCTGCGGGCCCGCCCCCGGCAGGGGAAGAGAAATCCCGAGGTACCCTGGAACACAGGTCCCGGCCCTGCCGAGCGGCCTGCCCGACTGCGCGCGCAAATATTTCTCCGCCGGGGAATAACCCCACAGTCCTTTGTGTTCTATGGGGTATGAACACGACTATGACCCAGACGAAGACCCCTGCGGCGCGGCGTCGCCGGGTGAAGGACGCCGGCGGGCCGCCCCCGGCCGGGGCCGACAGCGTCGGCCAGTTCCTCCACGAAATCGGCCGCTATCCCTTGCTGACCAAGGACGAGGAGATCGAGCTCGCCCAGCGGATCGAGGCCGGCGACCAGGAGGCCAAGGATCAGATGGTCACCTCCAACCTCCGGCTGGTGGTCTCCATCGCCAAGCGCTACCAGGGCCAGATGGCTCTCGGAGACCTCGTCCAGGAGGGCATCATCGGGCTGATCCGGGCCGTGGACAAGTTCGACTGGCGCCGGGGCTTCAAGTTCTCGACCTATGCCACCTGGTGGATCCGCCAGGCGATCGGCCGGGCCATCCAGACGCAGTCGCGCACCATCCGCATCCCGGTGCACCTCGCCGAACGGGAATGGAAGGCGTGGTCGGCGGAGCGGTCGCTGACCGCCGAGCTGGGCCGTGACCCGACCGACGATGAGATCGCCGAGGCCGCCCAGATGACGACGGTCGAACTCCAGCGCCTCCGCCAGACCGCCCGCATCGTGGCCAGCCTCGACCAGCCGGTCGAGGAGGGCGGCGAGACCGAGCTCGGCGAGCTGGCGGCCTGGGAGGCCCCCGACCTGCTGGACCAGGTGCACACCGGCCTGGAGGAGGAGTGCGTGCGCAAGGCGCTCAATACCCTCCCCGAGGCGGAGCGGGAGGTCATCCGGCTGCGCTTCGGCCTCGACGGGGACCCGGTGACCCTCCGGGAGATCGGCAAGATGCTGGGCGTCAGCCATGAGCGGGTGCGCCAGCTGGAGTCCGCCGGCCTGGAGCACCTGGCGCTCAACGCCGAGATCGAGTCGCTGCGGGTGGCATAAGTCAGGCTCGGCGCCCGTGAGCGACGCCGAGAT is part of the Actinomycetota bacterium genome and harbors:
- the cofH gene encoding 5-amino-6-(D-ribitylamino)uracil--L-tyrosine 4-hydroxyphenyl transferase CofH → MGVPARSDALGFAQALARDPRDPELLGAAARLRDEGWGNVVTYSPKVFIPLTKLCRDVCHYCTFARPPLEGRRAYLSLDEVLAIARAGAAAGCREALFTLGDKPELRYRVARDELAAMGYATTVEYLAAAARAVLEDTGLLPHLNPGILSAAEIGALRDVAPSMGIMLETVSDRLCQPGQPHHGSPDKLPAARLGMLEEAGRQRVPFTTGLLIGIGETWEERVDTLLAIREAHERWGHVQEVIVQNFRAKPGTPMADHPELPDEEVAACLALARLVLGAAMSVQCPPNLASSPATLRAYLEAGINDWGGVSPVTIDHVNPEAPWPEIAALRAVTERAGFVLVPRLTVYPAYAFDASWVAKPVRPKVLAATDAAGMVREPGWHAGDVEPPGAVLPGLTVPLSSWSGSSSVRLRPAFARCLAGAQAGAELSEDDIVLLLSARGPETEVLARAADALRREASGDTVTFVVNRNINYTNMCYFRCGFCAFSKGPKSLNLRGDPYLLSLADIAARTLEAHERGATEVCLQGGIHPEFTGDFYLQVVRAVKQAVPSMHVHAFSPLEVWQGAHTKGVSLRDFLWELKDLGLGSLPGTAAEILDDEVRAVICPDKVTTAQWSEVARTAHSLGLPMTSTIMFGHVESYRAWARHLGVLRSIQKESLALGDTGFTEFVPLPFVHMASPIYLKGKARQGPTFEEAIKLHAVARLALHPWITNIQVSWVKMGQRGSQIALQSGCNDLGGTLMNENISRAAGAAHGQELVPAEMKGLIGGIGRPWARRSTLYRILETPEPVLASG
- a CDS encoding fibronectin type III domain-containing protein, producing MATALVAAVLMVTLTSGVSQAVGLLPPANPPANLPIGSAVTQACSSVPVTPACVSAALPEINRDRAAEGVGPMALPFNYVSLTLNEQIFVVTNLERVDRGLAPATGLSAVLDGYAQQGALNDTDPPLLDSHATEQAGNWASTANPLLADELFLYADGPGGGNLSCTTADPSGCWGHRDNILLAVPQLIMGAGDTTSDPDGGSLAQLFAAGDTTNTTYFTWGSEAFSLSLGLSSSSLALAAPAGGTTVAVVTATASGESMAVVPTLTGGPGGTGGAGGASPTFTVTPASCGTIAAGASCPIAVRFSPGATGAAAATLTVTGPNGPQTVALVGRTNPAAPPAILASGQPSAVQVSWFGPDDGGAPITAYQVLRSTTAGFSAAVIATTAGSATSFTDTSVSLGTTYYYMVRALNAVGTSVLSTQVPAVALPPPPRPGYWMLGSSGQVYAFGAAANDGSPSLPAGAKAVDVVSTPDGNGYWVVDTRGEVWAYGDAAYLGGGPALNAGESVTSLSATPTGRGYWLFTNLGRAVAYGDAPFLGDMTGIRLNGPVLGSVAAPDGKGYYMVGSDGGIFSFGDAVFQGSMGGQHLNKPVVGLAPNPAGPGYWLVASDGGIFAFGPPFLGSMGATRLNKPVIGMANYGTGYLMVASDGGIFAFSNLAFAGSLGDSPPAAPIVAVSPVL
- the cofD gene encoding 2-phospho-L-lactate transferase, coding for MGVTALAGGVGAAKFLRGLTAALPPAEVTVIGNVGDDARFHGLHVSPDLDIVTYTLAGVVDEAKGWGIAGDQRRALDQMARYGVDTWFWLGDADLGTCLARTQWLAEGSLLSAVTERIRSGLGVATRILPVTDGALRTTFVTAAGERREFQDYFVRHHHAEEVASVTFEGADNTVPAPGVLEALEDAERIVICPSNPVVSIGPILAVPGIREALQRRRDRVVAISPIVQGAALRGPADRLLPVMGAEASASGVASLYRDLCGTFVLDRRDPGEAPRVEALGMTAVLAETVMETPDIAAALAKEILALELG
- the cofE gene encoding coenzyme F420-0:L-glutamate ligase, which produces MTGEAPNTPSYTPAASPVTLLPVTGIPEVAPGADLAPLIVDALAACAIELRDDDVLIVTQKIVSKAEGRIRAVAPDDAEGRRAIAAAESARVVRRRAGMIITETHHGFVCANAGIDASNLEPGLITLLPEDPDRSARRLRSRIKHLTGAAPPVIISDTFGRAWRVGQVNVAIGVAGMLPVVDYLGSVDHFGVPLRVTMIAIADELASAAELVMGKADGVPVAVARGVRFPRGRGNARSLVRPAADDLFR
- a CDS encoding sigma-70 family RNA polymerase sigma factor yields the protein MTQTKTPAARRRRVKDAGGPPPAGADSVGQFLHEIGRYPLLTKDEEIELAQRIEAGDQEAKDQMVTSNLRLVVSIAKRYQGQMALGDLVQEGIIGLIRAVDKFDWRRGFKFSTYATWWIRQAIGRAIQTQSRTIRIPVHLAEREWKAWSAERSLTAELGRDPTDDEIAEAAQMTTVELQRLRQTARIVASLDQPVEEGGETELGELAAWEAPDLLDQVHTGLEEECVRKALNTLPEAEREVIRLRFGLDGDPVTLREIGKMLGVSHERVRQLESAGLEHLALNAEIESLRVA